Proteins encoded within one genomic window of Ovis aries strain OAR_USU_Benz2616 breed Rambouillet chromosome 1, ARS-UI_Ramb_v3.0, whole genome shotgun sequence:
- the LOC105606041 gene encoding proline-rich protein 23B-like, with product MGSRPRSPGAYSSDRWGNQAGEPGPAKRRRTEERARPESESETAPSVDNLTGSTAAGALTRLLVLPAGCALHLPLDDVDLVLEPEPTSVLQVALGDFILTLVPEALLGSRVEGPSGQVLERAAVLSPPREYTALEPEFCGAVPEVACEEETNGDDANSGSDFLSPEMDPAGGLIAGLRSPDARVWRSDAQGFFPEFWPRAPNSSPERCSPHHDDHLDVHFLEPFPDSPLQPLPPFPSPSPHERPPRPHGPAPKARRCLFPE from the coding sequence ATGGGCAGCAGGCCTCGAAGCCCCGGTGCCTACTCCTCTGACCGATGGGGAAACCAGGCCGGAGAACCCGGCCCTGCCAAGCGCCGCCGAACGGAGGAGCGCGCGCGCCCCGAGTCCGAGTCCGAGACGGCGCCCAGCGTCGACAACCTGACAGGATCTACGGCTGCGGGCGCGCTGACACGCCTGCTGGTTCTGCCCGCTGGCTGTGCCCTGCATCTGCCCCTGGACGACGTAGATCTGGTGCTGGAGCCCGAGCCCACGTCCGTGCTGCAGGTGGCTCTCGGAGATTTCATCCTCACACTGGTCCCCGAGGCCCTCTTGGGCTCGAGGGTGGAAGGCCCGTCAGGACAGGTCCTTGAACGGGCTGCTGTCCTGAGCCCTCCCAGGGAGTACACGGCGCTGGAACCGGAATTCTGCGGAGCTGTGCCAGAGGTCGCCTGCGAAGAAGAGACCAACGGGGACGACGCCAACTCGGGCTCCGACTTCCTGTCACCAGAGATGGATCCGGCAGGCGGCCTCATCGCTGGGCTCCGCAGCCCAGACGCCAGGGTGTGGCGCTCCGACGCACAGGGCTTCTTCCCAGAGTTCTGGCCTCGGGCGCCTAACTCTAGTCCAGAGAGATGCTCTCCTCACCACGACGACCACCTAGACGTCCACTTTCTGGAGCCCTTCCCTGACTCACCACTCCAACCTCTACCGCCCTTTCCAAGTCCGAGCCCTCACGAGCGCCCCCCGCGCCCTCACGGTCCTGCGCCCAAG